From one Catharus ustulatus isolate bCatUst1 chromosome 1, bCatUst1.pri.v2, whole genome shotgun sequence genomic stretch:
- the LOC117002242 gene encoding interferon alpha-inducible protein 27-like protein 2B, whose product MADQNVRNAGFTPSGITAGSLASSLMSQEARASGGGVPSGGPTSTLQELGARGTTHSSGYTSSGIWGGSRASDTMSKEAVSHGGGVPRGGTTSTVQSISMGGKGGRR is encoded by the exons ATGGCTGACCAGAACGTCCGCAACGCTGGGTTCACTCCCTCTGGGATCACAGCAGGATCCCTTGCTTCATCACTGATGTCCCAAGAAGCAAGAGCCTCTGGGGGAGGTGTGCCTTCTGGAGGCCCCACTTCTACTCTCCAGGAACTGG GTGCCAGAGGCACAACCCATTCATCAGGTTATACCAGCAGTGGGATCTGGGGTGGATCCAGGGCTTCCGACACGATGTCCAAGGAGGCCGTGTCTCATGGAGGTGGAGTTCCCAGAGGTGGAACGACTTCCACTGTCCAGTCCATCT CCATGggtggaaaaggaggaagacgCTGA